Within Nocardioides rotundus, the genomic segment GGCGGCTGAAAACTGACCCTCTCGCGGCAATCGAAAACTGACCCCCTCGGTTACTGGTTCTCTTCGTTGACGGCCGCGGGGACGCGGCCGAGTTCTCGGTTCTTCAGCCGGTAGGAGTCGCCCTTCAAGGCGATGACCTCGGCGTGGTGGACGAGCCGGTCGATCATGGCCGCGGCGACGGTGTCGTCGCCGAAGACCTCGCCCCAGCGGGCGAAGTTCTTGTTGGACGTGACGATCAGGCTGGCGCGTTCGTAGCGGGATGAGATGAGTTGGAAGAACAGGTTGGCGGCTTCGGGTTCGAAGGGGATGTAGCCGACCTCGTCGATGACCAGCACCGGGTAGCGCACCAGCTTGCGGAGTTCGTCTTGGAGTTTGCCGGCGTGGTGGGCCTCAGCAAGCCGGTCGACCCACTGGGACGCGGTGGCGAACAGGACGCGGTGTCCGGCCTGGCAAGCGCGGATCGCCAATCCGGTGGCCAGATGGGTCTTCCCGGTCCCGGGCGGGCCGAGCAGCACGACGTTCTCCTTGGCGGCGACGAAGTCCAAGGTGCCCAGGTGCGCGATCGTCTCCCGCTTCAGACCACGGGCGTGGTCGTAGTCGAAGTCCTCCAAGCTCTTGCGGCTGGGAAAGCGGGCGGCGCGGATCCGTCCCTCGCCGCCGTGGGACTCCCGGGCCGACACCTCGCGTTGCAGGCAGGCGGCCAGGAACTCCTCATGGGTCCATGACTCCTCCCTGGCACGCTCGGCCAGCCGCTCGACCGACTCCCGCAGGGTGGGTGCCTTCAACGCCCGGGTCAGGTACTCCAACTCGCTGGTGACGTCTCGCCCGGTCTTCGGCTTCGTCGTGGTTCTGGTGGTCGACCTGGTGGCCATCAGGACACCTCCCCGTCGACCACGCCGAGTGCTTGGTCGTAGAACCCGAGTGAGCGGATCTCGACCTCCTCGCCGGTGACCGCGTCGGCGACCGGGCGCAGCAGGTCCGCCCGACCGTGCCGCAGGTGCTTGGCAGCGACGGTGTGCTCGAACTCGGTGATGGTCTGGTGCTGGGCCCACACGCGGGCGTGGTCGGCGACGATCGCGCCCTCACATGTCACCCACACTCGTTCGAGGTCGGCGTGGATCTCGATCCGCCGCCCGACCACAGCCGGGTGAACGGAGTAGTCGTTGGAATCGAGCCGGACGTAGTGGTCGCGCGGCAGCCGCATGGTCTTGCGCCAGCCGACCTCGGGCGGCACCGGCGGCAGGGGCATCATCGCGGCACGGTCCGCGGCAACCCGGTCACCCGGGCTGCAGCCCAGGACCCGCATCCGGCGGGCGTTGGCTCTCACGAAGAACGCGGCAAGCTGGGTGTTGAAGTCTTCTGGTGAGGTGAACGTGCGACCGGGCAGGAACGATTTCTCCAGGTAGTCGTGGAGCCGCTCGAGCATGCCCTTGGCTTCGGGATCGGCTGGCTTGCAGACGTAGACCTTCGCGCCGAGCACGCCACGGAACGCCTGGCAATCGCCGGTGAGTTCGGGTTGGCGGGCGCGCCACCGACCGACTGCTCCTTCGCCGTCCCACACCAGTGTCTTCGGCACGCCCTGCAGCTGGGTCGACAGCAGCTGCCACCAGCTGGCGTAGAGATCCGCGGCATCGCGGGAAGGGATCAACAAGCCGCCCGACCACCGCGAGTAACCGGTCACCGTGGTCATCACCGGCAGCCGCTTTGCCGTCCGGATCTGGCCGTACCCGACGGGGAGCTCGATGTCGGGGAACCAGAAGTCGAACTGCGCCAGCTCACCCGGCTCATAGGTCGTGCGCGATGCCGGGTCCGGCGGCAGGTACACCGGCCGCAGGTCGCTGACCCGGGTCCGCAGGATCCGGATCGAGTGTTCCCACCCGATCCGTTCGGCCACGACCGTCGCCGGCATGGTCGGCGTCACCCGCAGCAGCTCTCGGATCTGCGGCTCGACCGCATCAACCAGCGACCCACGCCCGACCCGCTCGTAGCGCGGCGGCCCGTCATCGCGCAGCGCCTTGCGCACCGTGTTCTTCGAGATCCCCATCGACCTGGCGATCACCTTGATCGGCACTCCCTCCACGCGGTGCAACCGCCGGATCTCCGCCCAGTCCTCCACTGCCAACACTCCGCATCTCCCTGCCTCGAGCTCGAGGACAGGGTCTCGGAGGGGGTCAGTTTTCAGTTGCCGTTTGGGGGTCAGTTTTCACGTGCCGTCGACAACCCTCGGCCCGGGCAAGCAGCTTCCGCTCGCACTCGCCCCACGTCACGCCGCGCGGCTGACCGTCCTCTCGGTCCAGAGAACGGCGCCACCCGCCATCCGGAGCTGGCGAAGCAGACCATCGTGACGGGCGCAGCCGCCCAGTCGAACAGGCGGAGTCGTTCTCGCATCGGGTCCGCGCCACATGACGATGGGGGAACCTGCACCACTTGGGGAAGAGCGTCATCGTGCTCTGGAATGGATCCCCTCCGAGATGGGGCCTGGGCCAAGGTCAAGCAGGCCTACCGCATTGTCTCAGGTGAGGTCATGGACGCTGGCTTGAGTCACCAGGCCACCGAGATCCTCGCCAGCATCTGCACGAGGGGTACAAGGGCTGGACCGACAGAACCTCCGAGCGCTTGGTCCGCAGCTGGCTTGACGACCGTGACGCCGTCAGCGAATACGACCATGATCTGGTGCTCAGCTACGCCAGGCGAACGAAGCACGAGCTGAGCATCGGAAGCCTGGAGGAATTCATCGACAAGTTCGAGGCGAGCAAGGTGCCGCGAACATGAGTTCTCGTCCGAGGTTAGTCGTGAGCAGCCTTCGACGGTCGGGCGCCGACCGTCCCCACTCGCTACCCGAATCTCCTCTTCCCCTCGCCGATCCCGGATACGCTCAAGGCGGCGAAAGGAGAGCATCGAGGTGTCTAACCAGGTCGAGTTGGTCAGCGACGGCGAAGGCGTCGTCGTTGCCGGCGATCGCGGGTCCGTCGAGCGGTTCTTGGATGGAGCAGGACTGCTTGAGCAGGCTCGCGAGTTTGCATTTGGCAAGCTCAGCGGCACGCTACGGGCCGGCTCGGACCTCGCCGAGGTGGCATCGGGCATCGCAGAGCAATCGGCGATGTACCTCAAGCTCACTCCTGAGTCGGCCAAGGCACTCAAGGGCGGGGGCGGTCTCATGAAGACCAAGACCGGGGGCGTCAGTTACGCCATGCTGGGAGACCCCGGCCGCATCGGAAAGTGGCTTCAGGTGGAGGACGGTCCGGCGTCGCTGCTCACAAATCCTGCAGTGCTCTCCGGCGTAGCCGGCCTCATGAGTCAGCTCGCCCAACAGGTTGAGGCGCAGGAACTCAAGTCGCTGCTGCTCAGGATCGACGCCAAGCTCGATGACGTGCGGCGGGATCAGCGCGATGAGGTACTCGCGAAGATGGACCGTGCGGCTGCGGCCATTCAGGAAGCCATGACCATCCACGACCACGGGGGAGACCCCAAGACGCTGTGGACAAAGGTCAGCGGCGAGTCAGCCACGATCCTGGAGGTTCAGAACCGAGCCCTCCTCAAGCTGGGTGCCCTCTCGGAGAAAGGGCAGGACCTGAGCCGCCCCGGTCAGATCAAGAAGACGATGCGCGAACTCGAGCAGGAAGTGGGCCTGCAACTCTCGATTTTGACCCGCTGCTTCGAGTTGCAAGACCAATTTCGGGTCGTCGAGCTGGACTACGTGTTGGCTACGGCGCCCGAGAGCCTGGACGGACACCGCAGAGGCGTTTCCGAGGCACGGGAGACGCGGCGGGCGAGCGTGCTGGAGACCACCTCACGGCTCATGGGCGAATTGACAGCAACAGGCGGGGTTGCGAACGAGCACGTTCTCCTGCACGCCCGGGCGGCCAACTCGGTGTTCGGGTCGCTCAACAGGATCGGGGTGAGCGTCGACGAATTCCACGCACCGTTGAGCATTGCTCCGACGACCCGTGCCCCCTTGAGAGCGACCCCGTGGCGGGCCGCCCTGCGCGATTCGGCCCAACTCAAGACGGCTGGGACAGAGGTGGGTCAGAAGGCGGTCGTCGTCGTAGGCGGGGTTGCGCTGATTGCTGTGGGCAAGGGACAGTTGTCGAAGCCGGACGCCTGACGTCGAATGCCGACAGGCGATCCGACGGCATTGCTGCTTTTGCCCAACGCTCGCAACGGGGTCCGCGAGCTCGACGGGGCCCTGGCCTGTCACGGCGTCGCTAGAAACAGCGGGGGGCGTCAGACGTTCGACCGACGATGGCGGATCACCGGAGGGCGCCTAGGTCGGACTCGAGCAGACGCGGGGCGGGCAGACGTGCCTGCGGCGGCCAGCTGCAGGATTTGAACCTCGACCCTCTGGGGTGGATCGATGCCCTTGTCGACCGCTACCGAAGGTTTGCGGGACGCCAGTGTTTGCTCACCTATACCCGGTCCGGGTAAGCGCCGAGAACGCCCCGTGGGCCGGACTGGGCCGCAGGCGAACGAAAAGCGACCCCTGACGCTGGAAGACGTTGGAAAGTGTCTTCGCAGGTCAGGGGCCGTTTCAGGCACCTAGCCCGGTGGGCGTCACCCACGCGAGACTAGATGTCGTAGTACTGACTGACTGACCCATGCTGACCTGCGCAAACGTCGAGGTTGGCCGGCTGTTTGTACCGGATGTGTAACAGGCTACCGCGTGCTCTGGACGTCCCCGGGTGAGATGGAGCGCCTAGATTGATCTAGATATCAGCCGCTTTCTAGATTGGCTGCGTCGCGAGCCGGGTACTCGCGCAGATCAATGAGAGTCGTTCGTGCGCCGCGCGGTGACCCAGGTGAACTGTTGCTCAGCGCGGGCGGGGGTGCGGTGGATCAGCGTTTCGGCGTGGGTGAGGGTGAAGGCGGGTGTGAGAAGGGCGGCGAGGTCGTCGGCTGAGTGGCGGGCCGTTGGTAGGCCCGAGCAGGACGTGGGTCCGTCGGGGCCGAATGTGGCCAGGACCAGCAGGCCGTCGGGGGAGAGGGTGCGGGCGGCCAGGTCGACGTAGGCCGCTTGGTGTGCCGGTTCTGTGAGGAAGTGGAGTACGGCGCGGTCGTGCCAGGCGTCGTAGGTGCGCGCGGGCTGCCAGGCGAGGACGTCGCTGACGACGTAGGCGACCCGACCCGCGGTGGAGCCGAGACGTTTGTGCGTCACTGCGAGCGCTTCGTGGGAGATGTCGAGCACGGTGATGTCGTCGCGGCCCTCGGCGAGGAGCGCGTCGGGGAGCCTGGACGCGCCGGCTCCGATGTCGATCACCGAGCCGGGCTGTTGGCGCAGGAGCTCCACGGAGTGGGTGGGCGTCTCTTCGAACCACGAGACCGTGTCGAGGTCGCGCGACGCGAAGACAGCATCCCAGTGGTCAGCGTTGTCGTCGCTCATCGGAAGGCGCACCCGTTGCTGACGCCGAGCCGCCGGAAGATGACGGCCGCGGGGCAGAAGCCGGTGATGGACGACTGGAGGAGGTTGAGCCCGACGAAGGCGGTCAGCAGCAGCCACCACGGTGATACGAGGGCTACCAGCAGTGCGCTGAGCAGGGTCATGGTGCCGGCGAGGAGGAGCACGGCGCGGTCGAGGTTCATGCCTTGCCTCCGAAGAGGCGGCTGAAGAACCCGGTGCCGGGCTCGTGGGGGTGGCCGGTGCACCGGTCGGCGCGTGGAACGCGGGCGAGGACCTGGTCGACGTGCTGGCCGCAGCCGGCCCAGGTGGTCTTGCCGCACTTCTTGCAGCTGACTGCTCGGCACATGGTGAGAGCTCCTTTGGTTCGAGGTGGTGCAGGAAAGGACGAAGGTGGTGCGCGGTGATGTGGGTGGTGGGTGTGGTCCGGACGCCCGGGGGAGGGCGTCCGGACCACGTGCCGCGGCGTGGGGGATACGCCGCGGCGGTCTAGGGGTGGTCAGCCGTGCGAGAACGTGATGGTCGGCAGCACCTTGCGCAGCCAGGCCGGCGACCACCAGGCGGCCTTGCCGGTGAGGCGCAGCATGACGGGCAACAGCACGAGCCGCACGAGGAAGGCGTCGAGAAGCACGGCGACGCCGAGCACGATGCCCATCTCCTTGGGCGGTAGCGGGCCGGAGAGCGCGAAGGTGAAGAACACCGCGACCATGACCGCGCCGGCGGCGAAGATGACCCGTCCGGAGTGGGTCAGCGAGCCGACCATCGCGTCCTTCGGGTCGCCCGAGTGCTCGTAGTGCTCCTTGGCCGACGCGAGCAGGAACACCGTGTAGTCCATCGCGATCGCGAAGATCATGGCGAAGAAGAACACCGGAGCCCACGCGTCGAGGAAGCCCTGGCTCTCGAAGCCGAGGAAGTCGGCGCCGATGCCTTCTTGGAAAACCAGACGGGCCACGCCGAACGCGGCGGCGGTCGAGAGCAGGCTGGCCAGCGTGCCGAGCAGCGAGATCAGCGGCGCCTGGAGCGCGACGAGCAGCAACAGGAAGCCGAGCACGAGGACGACGCCGATGACCAGGGGCGTGGATTCGTCGAGCTGGGCCTTGAGGTCGAGGTTCTCCACCGCCGCTCCTCCGACGAGCGCGCTGTCGGGCAGGTCGGCGCGCAGCCGGTCGACGGTGTCGCTGAGGGCGGGGTCGGAGGGGTC encodes:
- the istA gene encoding IS21 family transposase — its product is MLAVEDWAEIRRLHRVEGVPIKVIARSMGISKNTVRKALRDDGPPRYERVGRGSLVDAVEPQIRELLRVTPTMPATVVAERIGWEHSIRILRTRVSDLRPVYLPPDPASRTTYEPGELAQFDFWFPDIELPVGYGQIRTAKRLPVMTTVTGYSRWSGGLLIPSRDAADLYASWWQLLSTQLQGVPKTLVWDGEGAVGRWRARQPELTGDCQAFRGVLGAKVYVCKPADPEAKGMLERLHDYLEKSFLPGRTFTSPEDFNTQLAAFFVRANARRMRVLGCSPGDRVAADRAAMMPLPPVPPEVGWRKTMRLPRDHYVRLDSNDYSVHPAVVGRRIEIHADLERVWVTCEGAIVADHARVWAQHQTITEFEHTVAAKHLRHGRADLLRPVADAVTGEEVEIRSLGFYDQALGVVDGEVS
- a CDS encoding class I SAM-dependent methyltransferase encodes the protein MSDDNADHWDAVFASRDLDTVSWFEETPTHSVELLRQQPGSVIDIGAGASRLPDALLAEGRDDITVLDISHEALAVTHKRLGSTAGRVAYVVSDVLAWQPARTYDAWHDRAVLHFLTEPAHQAAYVDLAARTLSPDGLLVLATFGPDGPTSCSGLPTARHSADDLAALLTPAFTLTHAETLIHRTPARAEQQFTWVTARRTNDSH
- the istB gene encoding IS21-like element helper ATPase IstB yields the protein MATRSTTRTTTKPKTGRDVTSELEYLTRALKAPTLRESVERLAERAREESWTHEEFLAACLQREVSARESHGGEGRIRAARFPSRKSLEDFDYDHARGLKRETIAHLGTLDFVAAKENVVLLGPPGTGKTHLATGLAIRACQAGHRVLFATASQWVDRLAEAHHAGKLQDELRKLVRYPVLVIDEVGYIPFEPEAANLFFQLISSRYERASLIVTSNKNFARWGEVFGDDTVAAAMIDRLVHHAEVIALKGDSYRLKNRELGRVPAAVNEENQ
- a CDS encoding YgaP family membrane protein, coding for MNLDRAVLLLAGTMTLLSALLVALVSPWWLLLTAFVGLNLLQSSITGFCPAAVIFRRLGVSNGCAFR
- a CDS encoding AAA family ATPase; translation: MSNQVELVSDGEGVVVAGDRGSVERFLDGAGLLEQAREFAFGKLSGTLRAGSDLAEVASGIAEQSAMYLKLTPESAKALKGGGGLMKTKTGGVSYAMLGDPGRIGKWLQVEDGPASLLTNPAVLSGVAGLMSQLAQQVEAQELKSLLLRIDAKLDDVRRDQRDEVLAKMDRAAAAIQEAMTIHDHGGDPKTLWTKVSGESATILEVQNRALLKLGALSEKGQDLSRPGQIKKTMRELEQEVGLQLSILTRCFELQDQFRVVELDYVLATAPESLDGHRRGVSEARETRRASVLETTSRLMGELTATGGVANEHVLLHARAANSVFGSLNRIGVSVDEFHAPLSIAPTTRAPLRATPWRAALRDSAQLKTAGTEVGQKAVVVVGGVALIAVGKGQLSKPDA